A stretch of the Nakaseomyces glabratus chromosome L, complete sequence genome encodes the following:
- the PDS1 gene encoding securin (CAGL0L12298g~Has domain(s) with predicted role in DNA metabolic process, chromosome organization and cytoplasm, nucleus localization) translates to MGAVETDKENNVVGTLREKGPATPTQLLKRTRSTLLPKKNGQRQPLASKDKNYNRSSSYLSLKRNSNQKKLKPAVTRAGSTANNANRRVTSLILKDIASGDEKESASESDSEDDEESNPLALKIKQALTHSIASAEGKTGLLNGKSGLRKIFNDRDLDREIEVASVREPEKPYEPEGYEPLDDSDLEKLKLKNAINRPTFIMDSPRAISIVGDDSPQLLPLDLEESKLEEGVLNDKNTTDEVITRANTQAKNANITESIDDCSSVEIDSIYDGRGLDEQELLDLLD, encoded by the coding sequence ATGGGTGCAGTCGAGACGGATAAGGAGAACAACGTGGTCGGGACGCTGAGGGAGAAAGGCCCAGCGACGCCCACGCAGCTGCTGAAGCGCACGCGGTCGACGCTGCTGCCCAAGAAGAACGGGCAGCGCCAGCCGCTTGCCAGCAAGGACAAGAACTACAACAGGTCGTCGAGCTACTTGTCGCTGAAGCGGAACAGCAAccagaagaagctgaagcCCGCTGTGACGCGTGCGGGCAGCACAGCGAACAACGCAAACAGGAGAGTTACTAGTCTGATATTGAAAGATATCGCTAGTGGAGACGAGAAGGAGAGCGCCAGCGAAAGTGACAGCGAGGACGACGAGGAGAGCAACCCGCTGGCATTGAAGATCAAACAGGCGCTGACACATAGCATTGCCAGCGCTGAGGGTAAAACTGGTCTTCTCAACGGGAAAAGTGGGTTGCGTAAAATATTCAACGACCGTGACCTAGACAGAGAAATAGAAGTTGCCTCAGTGAGAGAGCCAGAAAAACCTTACGAACCAGAAGGGTACGAACCACTAGACGACTCCGACCTGGAGAAACTTAAACTGAAAAACGCCATAAACAGACCCACTTTCATAATGGATTCTCCACGCGCTATTTCAATAGTCGGTGATGACTCTCCTCAGTTGCTACCGCTTGATCTAGAGGAAAGTAAGCTGGAAGAAGGTGTGCTAAATGATAAGAATACAACAGACGAGGTCATTACCCGAGCAAACACACAAGCAAAAAATGCAAACATTACTGAGAGCATTGACGATTGCTCCTCTGTCGAAATTGACAGTATATACGATGGAAGGGGCCTGGACGAACAAGAGTTACTTGATCTGCTGGATTAG